Genomic segment of Mangifera indica cultivar Alphonso unplaced genomic scaffold, CATAS_Mindica_2.1 Un_0007, whole genome shotgun sequence:
GCTTCTTTCGTTGGCTTTGTGGACTCTGCTTCATCCTCTTCACAAAGCATTAGTCGAAGCTGTCGGAATCGACATTGATGGGTGGAGTTGTACTTGTCACCGCACTTGAAGCAAAGACCCTGAGCGATCCTGGCTTGGATTTCTGGTTGAGAAAGTCGACGGGGAAAAGAAGGCGGAGGTGGCCACCTACTTGAAATGGGTGGGGGATGCGTGGTTGGTGGAAGAGTTAATAAGTTTGAATGGTCGGAACTAGGGGAGGGTGGTTTTGGTTGGTCGGTAGATAAGGACGACGCTGAATGGGAGGTTGCGTTTGTCGGCGGTTTAAAATTGGTGGTTGAGGGAGTAGGGTGGGTGATATTTGGTGAAGAAGGAGTTTGGGTTTGGAAGTGATTTGAATAAGGGATACGGGTCTGGGCTATGGATTTGGCTGGGTAAGCGGATCGGGTGGGGTTTGTAAGATTGGGTAAAGGAGCGGCCTGGGTCGGAGGTGGGTTGTAAGCTGGGTATTGACAGTGGGCTTGGGCTGTAGGTATACTGGTTGGGTTTAGGTGTGAAAGGGTTGGTTCAGCCCAATCAAGCTGTGGGTTTTGGGTGTGGTTAGGGCTGTGTGATGTTGGGCCTATAAAGGGTAGGTGCGAAAAATAACCCGGTGGTGCACTGAGAAAAGAATTGACTTGACCCGGGTGGAAGTGGATAGCTTCAGCTTTACTGGAGTTCCCTCCCATGCCATATAATGCCCAATCGCGTTGTTCTACGTCTGTCGCCATCTGCATTAACGATCGGAGGTCCGTTGGTGCTAATAGCCGCAATTCGGCCTGAATGCGGGGGTTCAACCCAACCATGAAGGCGCCCTTCAACCAATCAATGGACACCGCCGGCAACATGGCCACCAATTGTTCAAAGCGTGCTCAGTACTCTGCCATTGTTCCTGTCTGTCGATGAAGAATGATTTGTTTATAGGGCGTACAGTTCTGTGTTGTCTCGAAACGGATAAGTAACTCCTCCTTCAACTCCCTCCATTCTCTGAACGGTTGCCCTAACTCCTTAAATTGCCACCAGCTCAAAGCCTCGCCTTCGAAACAAAGGATCACCGCCGGCAAACGTTCCCTTTCATCCATACCGTTCATCTGGAAATATTGCTCAGCCTTGGCGATCCAACCCTATAGGTTTTCTTCGTTAAACAAAGAGAGTTCCATCCTCCTGTGATAATGCTCCCGTCGATTCCAATGATCTGCATGTCCAAGGTGTGGCCTATAGTTGTTTCTGGAACCCTCCCCATAAACTACTCCAGCTCTAGGAAATAAGGGTGGCGGTGGTGGAATGGCCTGGTCAAAATTATCTCCCGTAACAACGCATGTCTCCGGTGGAGGTGGCGCTTGTGAAGGACCCATCATGGGTGTCGACATTGTTTCAGTTTCTTTCCCTTTGTTATTCTTTATCAGTAGTTGTtgtattttatacaaatttccATCTATTTTTTCAAGCCGTGAAGTTGATTGAGCTTCAGATTGCCCTAACTTCTCATCTATTGTCGCCACTTTCTCCGCCAAGTCCTTGTAATGCTTCTCTAATTCCTCAACTCTCCTTTCCATTCTTGTTGTTACCATTACCCGGCTCGtcggctttgataccaatttgttGCAAACCTGTGAGTGTGGCTAATTGACTTCCAAACTAGTGGTTCCAGCAGCTCTCAGCAACTGCTCCAGCTGGTTCTAAGCACGGCTCCTTCCTACAGATTCAATGTTCCAGTTTCCTGCCTACCTCAACACATTCATCAACTTCTTAGGATTCACTTATGGCAACAAAAAATAAGATATCCACAGTTTCATAATCATTCTCATGAGCGTTCCGTCTGTCATAAATGAACATTTCCGTAGAAGTTTATATAGAGcagatttgataattaattcatTCCAAATCCATATAATAGAGATGATTTCTGTAAGATGACAAATCCATAACCAAGAgttcaacaaaataaacaaagttCCACACAAGCaaataacaaaacaattataGATGAGAATAACTCTGCTGGGTTTCGAGAGCCAGCCCTCTCCCTATTTCTCTTCCAGTAGCAACAAACTTTTCTGTGATGATCCCCTAATGCcttcatttttcctttataaGGGCAGCCTCCTAACTGTCGCTAGGCCCCACCACTGGACTCTTTTCTGAATGCTGGCAGGAAACTTCAACTAACTTCAGCTGCACTAGTGAATTCTCCATCCTGCCCTCAGTCCCTTGGTCTTTAACTTTGCTCTCAACTGGGCTAACATCCTCACCTCCTGGGCTGCCTACTGGATTTTTCCCTTTGGGCCTGCGGTGGTAGACCTTTGTAATTAGGTTCCCATCAATAATGATAGGAGATATTTTAGAGAATAAAGGGGAAATATTCTCTATAATGACAGAAGGTATGGAGAGATATTAGGAATTTCAACAATAGCAAGAGTCATTATGTAGTTGTGTTGTTCCTTCAATCCTAGTCTCCCGGTTACTAGACGTTGGGGagctttagatttttaaatgaatAGTAACACATGGACTTAACAGTCGGCTGTTGTTGGGACCTGAACACGTTAACAGTTTTTGATATATGGGCATGTTGTTGGATATCTGTACTGTGGAAACTCTATGGTGACATTTCTCTATAGTGTCTTCATTTGGATGTTGTCACTGACACGGtggataaaataaattagtgtAGTGTTTTGTGTTTTTAGTGTTTGCTCCCTTGATTGCTGGGTAATATTTGATGCctagatttttttcttcaaatcagATCTTCCAATTTTAAACTGATTGGTTGGTTGAATTATAGGTGCCATGGCGTTTGATGTTGAATATGTACGGTGGCTGGAAGAGCACAACAGGCAGATCAATGAGTTGAGAGCTGCAGTCAATTCTCATGCTGGTGATGCTGAACTCTGCACTATTGTTGACAATGTTACAGCACATTTTGATGACATTTACAGACTCAAGGGCATTGCTGCGAAAGCTGATGTCTTCCACATCTTGTCTGGAATGTGGAAGACACCAGCAGAAAGGTGTTTTATGTGGATTGGTGGGTTCCGATCATCTGAGCTCCTTAAGGTGTGTGTGTCCCAGCTCCATTATGATTTCTGGTGTCTTGCAGCTGttcttataaatgaataaagtAACATGTTTTTTGAGGGGGTTTGGAGGAGAGGCACAACTCCACCAAGTGAGATCCTTCTGTCAGTCTTAAAAAACTGTACATTTTAACTTAATTGAGTAATTTGCCAATATCAATACATATTTAAGGAACATAAGTTATTGCACAGTATTTCAGTACTTCATGACTTTGTTTAGACTTCTACTGCTCATTTTTGTGATGAAGAAACCAATCTTATTTATTAGCTGTCCTGACTATATTGCTTTACAGTTTCTGCTCAATTCAATaatagatttttagttttccttGGCATATGCTTACAAGGAAGAATTTTATGATGAGCCAGTGTATATGTATAAACATTGAAGATTCAACTTTTAACTGGTTTGGGTTAGTTTAGGGTTCTTGTTCTAGGTTGACTCCATGATAGGTTTTTAGTGAAGACATTTAGTCCATTTTAAGGCCTTATGAGAACTTTGTGATTCTTggaatatattattaagttcGTAATTACAAAATGTGTACGTTCTCTAGTAACCAAACATAGTATTAAAAAGTTTACTAATGGATCTTACATTTAGATCCTTggatttgttaaattattatatttgttttgcttttttattctttttatgtGCTTTGGAGTCTAGAGATTTATCtgtgtcaaaaaaaaaaaatgtggctTTTGATCTACATGCAGTATATGAGAGAGAACAGTAGAGctgaaatataatattatgttcaCAAGTTTTGCATTAAATTTCTGGGTATTcttactaaaatatatatagagacaTTTCCAATGAGATGATCAAATGCTGCCCATTCAACAAGCTAATAATGGACAGGAATTCTGACTTCATTTTCCAGCATGTTTGAAGGCCTTAGGTTCATGTTATTGTCAGTGATACTTGACACTGTTACTCTCTATGACTAATCTCTTTTGTTGGCATCCTTCTCCCAAAAATGCTCATAGTGTTCATTTTAAAGGttctttttataaaagaaaagaattcttAAGCTGTCAAACGCTTATCTTCAAATTCATCTGTATAAACATCCTTGTTTGCTCCTCAAAACATGCTCCCTAACTTCTCTCTGTCAAAATTTTCTCAACATGACTTGTAGTGAAGAGTTAAATCAGGTATTAATATTGCTTTGACtggaatttttaaaattccCAAGAAACATACAATTGTtgccatttttcttttcaattgattaatatttttgtcaaaGTTTTGGCAAATTTTGGTCTGAAAATTGTAGCTAAAAATGCAACGTTTGCAACCCACTGTTTTAATCCAACCTCATTTTGTAATGATTCTTTTTATACATTACATTggtttatttttgtgatttgttTTATAAACTGGATCAATTCTGTTGCAGCTTCTTGTGAACCAATTGGAGCCTCTAACTGAGCAGCAGTTGGTGGCCATGTATAGCTTGCAGCAATCATCCCAACAGGCTGAAGATGCCCTTTCACAGGGGATGGATGCATTGCAGCATTCTCTGGCAGAGACTCTCGCCAATGGCTCTCCCAGCCCATCAGGATCATCTGGAAATGTGGCAAACTACATGGGTCAGATGGCCATGGCAATGGGAAAGCTAGGAACTCTTGAAGGGTTCTTACGTCAGGTAATCATTTGTCTGTCCTGTATTTGGAGAAATCCTTAGATCAAAAGAGTCCAGTAATTCACTATTCTGCTTTCCTTGTGTGATAGATGCATTGAAATCATTTTATGTTCAAAATTCTTTCAGATTATAGTGTGGCATGTCTAATGAGTTATGCATATTTCCCTATATTATTTATGCCCTTTGGACAAGTAtcatttaaaatagttttatttgtgGGCATTACCAGGCAGATAGTCTACGTCAGCAAACAttacaacaaatgcatcataTATTAACGACTCGGCAATCAGCTCGTGCCCTGCTTGcaataaatgactatttctctaGGCTTAGGGCTCTCAGTTCCCTCTGGCTGGCACGTCCACGGGAGTGAACAGAGTAGGTTACATTGGGGTTAGCTAAGAGCTTATGGGTTTAGGTGCTGTGATATGAATAGAATATATTTAGTGTTGAAGGCCATTGggagcatatatatatatatatttatatacacactGTATTTTTTATAGGTTCCATGTCCATGTCCATGTGTAGTTATAAcatgaaaaatgttgttttaggTGTTGTATTGTAAAACAAATAATCTGAGAAATGTTTACTGTTAGAATCAGAAATGAAATATGTAACATAGGTTCAACTGTACCAGATATCATCACATTTAATCAGGGTGGAATTGGCATAGGTATCTTTTTTGTCTGTCTGTCTTGTTCAATGTTTTTTTTCAGCTTTTAcgttgtgttttgttttaatgaaaAGAGGATGAGATGATTGTCAGATCCTGTCATAGAgttctaattaataatttactctaattataatttgtaatagtATGGTTATTTGCATCGAAAAAGTACTCTACGAATTCTTATATATCACATCCTGAATTGAAATCAATGTTCATGAGTTTTCTCTCAGTCTCAGACTATGTACATTAAGGGTCAAGGGTCAAGGGTTGGGTTGATACAATTATAACAAACAAACTCTTTATCTTATACCAACAAAgccaattaataattaatcatatatcaTTTTGCCCTTATCCTTCCTTAATCttccaactaaaataaaatagtctGAATTCTGTCAAAGTGTtaacaaaaaccctaatttaagcTTTCGCCTTTATCAGTCTCTAACTCTCATTTGTAATATCTTAcactgaaaatataaaataaaataaaacaagaaagagCATTACATTCAAATATTAAGAAGATAACTCAGAAATTGaagtatgtatacatttttatataatgattgtttattgttattatgttgATTAACTCTATTACTTTACAATTGTTTTgcataaatttaacaaaaatgggTATGTGTTAGTTGGATTTTATCAGTTGCCTATATCACCTAAAAAGTGTAACAAGAGTAATCTAAGTAAAATTTCTGAGTATAAAACTAAATTACCGTATGTGGAGACTTCGTAAGTGGAAACATTTATGCCAAAAATATAAGGGGTTATTGTAAATTTCACTTGACATATCTATTCataaaaaactcataaaatcaaCCTGATTTCACCTAAGTCAGGGGGTAAAAGTAATCCTTTTATGCTTACAGGTGGTGGAGGGATTTTTCTTAGCTCGTTTAGGGGAGTAAGCATAAGAATTTTATGCCAAGAGAGGATTACGTGATTTACCACTTGACACACATGTGAGTCATGTAAAATCTCGATTATGAAACTAATttggtatatataaaattttaactccaAAAGGTGGTGAAAGTAATTCTGTTGTCATGTACAAAGTCTTAAGTTAAGAATTTTACACCAAATGGGATAACTGAATTTACCACTTGATTTGGCGTATGTAAAGATAAGTGAACATTTCACACCAAAAGGGGTAAATTAACTAGCTAAGTATGCTATGAGGGGGGTTACGTAATTTACCATTTGACGTTACACGATTTACATAAAATCTGGAATTGATTCTATATTAACAGAATTTTacctctttatattttaatataaataagtgtaCATATCTCATGTGCTTTTATTGTAAGGTTAGCAAtgctatatatatttactttaaatatataaatgagtatatttatatgtgttattatacaattatgTGTTAacttattcttaattcaaaattatttaatcacataatgatatacataattgataaaaaagagaaaatgaaagaaggaaatatgaaaagaacaaaaacagtATACCCAATAAGAACACAAATTTCATAGTAATTCTTGTACAACACTCATtctagtaataataataataataatgtagaAGTAGACATTTTAATCATTGGATTGAAGCATGTTAAAAAGCATATGTAGATATGTCAATTGGATCAGGCTAAATGAAGGTCCGACATTGTAGCATGCTGGCTAGACCTATGGTGTTGTTGGGCCGAGCTGACAGCTTTAGCATCAAGCTAATAAATCAGCCTGACATATTAGCCCGATGGACTGATCTGGGACTGGCCCAACCCATTGATGTCTCTTATTATctgtcttatttatttatttatctttaattattttctaaaatactGTAATAAACTAATTTAAGTTTTTCCAGATTTTAATCCTTTAAGTCTTTGAATTGAGTATGACGCTGATGAGAAATCGCCTCAACAAATTAAACCTTATTGGTAAATAACTGTTGTCCCTGGAAAAATtctatcttaattattataaaagtgGTTAAAGTCGACAcgtaaaaaaagaattatttagcGCGGTATAGGGGGTGGGTGGTGACGCTCGGAACGAGAAGGATTGTGGTTCCCACGAGGCGTGGCGGCTGAAGCACGAGCAAACTGAGCAAAGACTTCTGCATGGCAATGCCAAACACACGCACTTGAACGTCCACCTCCTGGAAGCCAAATTCTCCCCGCTCTCTTTGATGCtcgtttataaaattaattaaggcCAAAGTACTAtattccacccaagttttgatgcattttcaaagtTATACTCATAAAATTccgaaaatttaaaatctcaccCATAATTCAattgtagtttaaattttttattaaagataaggtaaaattattatttttcaaataataataaaagacataaaattcattatattttctctctaagttttaaaaattaacaactttacttttacttaaagttttctaactttgaaaacttAGATTCCCTCCCCTTAAGTTTTCTTTTCTCTGGCGACAATAATGATGACCATCCCCATTCTCTTCCCTTCTCTCTCTACCACTACTAACAACGTCCTATGATGGACGAAGAAGCACCGACGTGATGAACTAAAGTCGAAGAAGCTGTCGTcgcattttcttctcttctccctTAAATCTGTCACAATTTCTATCAAATCAGCTTCAGACGAAGCTTTCATCGTGcgattcatctttgtctgaAGCTGAATCAACAAAAAACGAAGTCATTATTAGAGAAGTTGAGGCTTTATTGCCTTGGTGCTAGAGAAGCCAAATTCTTTCTCTTCAATTGATTGTGTCGATGCCTCTTCCATTGTCGTGAGACATCCTTGGCGGTGGCAAAAAGAGAAGAGAGGAGAATGGTGGCCGTCATCGTCGCTATTGCAATCACTATcgccaaagagaagaaaacctaaGGGTTTGTGAGggtgaaatgtcactttttcaaattgagagaCTGAATTGAAATGTCACTTTGTAAAATCTAGGGGAAAAATGAtgtaaattatacatttttaaataaaaagataaaataacggttttacccttatttataattgaaaatttgaacaaaaattagtctatgaatgagtgtttgagtttttaaactattacAGGTATGCTTTTGAGACTagctaaaacatgggtgggaaatagttatttggcctaatTCTTAAATATAAAGACAGCAATGGCCTTCGAATCTACGTCATTCATGATCTCATCAccatatttaattcaattggGTCATAGGCTTTACGAGGTCTCAGTCTCAGTCTCAAGTTccatatttttatcattttaatctttatttttattcagtAAAGTGTGCAACTTCAAATTTCATAACCAGGGGATTAGTTATATTATGATCTATTCCTATTCCTATTCCTATTCCTAATGCATAATGTTACGAGTATACAAAGACTCCATAATCTAGTATGAAATCTCATTTGACGGATTAATTAAAACATGTTAAATCATACTAGATCCTGCTTATATAGCAATTCTTACTATTTTTCATTAACAATAATTAGGTCAAACTTtttgatttaatgaataaatttgtttttaaaccgaaacttaacattttaagaattaaaattgtttagaGTGACTATGTATGAGATTACCTTTTTCCTATCAATTAGTTAAGTTATTAATTATGGACTCTTTGAACTGTGAAAATATTGTTAGTTATTTTCTGTTATAACTACAAACCTCTTTAGGATTAATAAGACTCCAGGTGTTACATAGTGAAAAAACTTTAATCAAATCAAGacttttgaacaaatttataaacaagttcaatcaaacatataaatgtaaaatgtttcaaacaaatatttaatccaAATCAATCACTTAAGCAATATTAACAAGGgtaattaaacaaaatcaatattcaaCAAACTATCActacacatatatatagaaattaagataaagagaaagaaatagaaatgCTTAGAGTTTTTTGAAATAATCATCCAACAATTGAATTCTTGAAATGTGCCACTTTAGGGATGGGCATCCTTTTTTGCACCTTCAAAATTCAATTCTAGAAACTTTAGATAAAAAGGGACTAGTAGAGGACCGCTAGAGGAATGGGTGTCCCAGGTATGAGAATGGATATCCTTGTCATGGGAATGGATGTCCTTGATTTGGGAACGGGCGTTCCTATTTTGGAGATGAACGTCCCTgttcatttgataaaaattcCCAAGAGTTCTAGACTCGTAAGGATGATCATAGGACGAGCAAAGGAACCATCATCTCATAGGGGACGGGCTTCCCACATTTGGGGATAAGAGTCTCATGtctgaaaagatgaaaaacatatattttgccCATCTTTTTgtcataagaattttatgtcaTAGACTTAATTAGCTTAACAGatataaattaacaactttgaacttagttttgacataattaaaacaCCTAGGGGTCCAACACCCcctttagagtttagttttcaaattttgatgtcATTGCTAGTGGCCCCTCCCTTCTGACACTTCCTCTCCTTTTGAtgatctctctcctctcatATGGACGTCTGGTCAGTGTCGATTAAAGTCGAGAAGATGAAGATTTCAGCtttgtctaggaagacgattatCTTCTTaaatgaagatgaggaagatgCTCATTTTTGTCTTCCTGGCTTCAATTGATTCGATCAGATGTCTAGgtgagagaagagagatcgTTGGAGGGAGAGGAAAAGTTGGGAGGGAGAAGTCATAGGCAATGGcattagagtttgaaaactaaacccaagggggggggggaatgttattttttaaaacttggccaaGGGGTGAAATGGTTTATTTTTAGGCTTTAAGAggggaatgagataaaattttaaggagttaagcttttgttaactttaacctCTTATCGGTCAGTTAATGAGATTTCCAAAATTAAAGAGTGGAAAGTTAGGAAAACAagatactttaggtgggaataagtccttcagcgaaaatataaatagaaggaagaaattaaaaaggaaacaaaTGATTTTTATGTGGTTATGCTCAATGATCGGAAAGTCTACGACCATGATAGTGTTGTTGATATGTGTGTATTACAagataatgataatttaacaatatttttgaTTGTCTAGTGTTTGggcttctttttatttttcttttgtttcccCTCACTTATCTTTActtggatatatgagacgtcATTGGAGGGAAAAGGtacatttgaatttgattatattaGGATTATAGTACATATATTCGTAATTCAAAGTTAAATGGGAAGGAATATTGCAATCATCAACAATATCTTGGTTAGGAAGGTTGTTAATATCTCCTTGTT
This window contains:
- the LOC123205480 gene encoding transcription factor TGA2.3-like isoform X2 — protein: MPSYGPPVPTSNQMGKEANTVQSEIPDCGTLEQSLGLCIEDAVNLSRSNVLYQIKSSSQAVDTDDQFGSVNKLLSLPKELQSNLVSVRSGHPKNWGESNMAEASPRTDTSTDDTEDKNQQFERGQLMAVAASDSSDKSKEKLGDQKTLRRLAQNREAARKSRLRKKAYVQQLESSRLKLTQLEQELQRARQQGIFISSSGDQSHSMSGNGAMAFDVEYVRWLEEHNRQINELRAAVNSHAGDAELCTIVDNVTAHFDDIYRLKGIAAKADVFHILSGMWKTPAERCFMWIGGFRSSELLKLLVNQLEPLTEQQLVAMYSLQQSSQQAEDALSQGMDALQHSLAETLANGSPSPSGSSGNVANYMGQMAMAMGKLGTLEGFLRQADSLRQQTLQQMHHILTTRQSARALLAINDYFSRLRALSSLWLARPRE
- the LOC123205480 gene encoding transcription factor TGAL1-like isoform X3 yields the protein MAEASPRTDTSTDDTEDKNQQFERGQLMAVAASDSSDKSKEKLGDQKTLRRLAQNREAARKSRLRKKAYVQQLESSRLKLTQLEQELQRARQQGIFISSSGDQSHSMSGNGAMAFDVEYVRWLEEHNRQINELRAAVNSHAGDAELCTIVDNVTAHFDDIYRLKGIAAKADVFHILSGMWKTPAERCFMWIGGFRSSELLKLLVNQLEPLTEQQLVAMYSLQQSSQQAEDALSQGMDALQHSLAETLANGSPSPSGSSGNVANYMGQMAMAMGKLGTLEGFLRQADSLRQQTLQQMHHILTTRQSARALLAINDYFSRLRALSSLWLARPRE